The following proteins are co-located in the Clostridiales bacterium genome:
- the rpiB gene encoding ribose 5-phosphate isomerase B codes for MNKIAIGCDEAAFDLKQIIIEHMTHLGYETEDYGVYNKDASLYPDTAVKVAAAIAAGKHDRGILLCGTGIGMAITANKVPGIRAAVCHDSFSAERARKSNNAQIMTMGARVIGSELAKQLVEIWMNSEFQGGGSASKVDRIMEYERDFISGGTIACKE; via the coding sequence ATGAATAAAATAGCCATTGGCTGCGATGAAGCTGCTTTCGACCTAAAGCAGATCATCATTGAGCACATGACCCATCTGGGCTATGAAACAGAGGATTATGGAGTCTATAACAAAGACGCCTCCCTATATCCTGACACTGCAGTCAAGGTTGCCGCAGCCATTGCGGCTGGAAAGCATGACAGAGGAATCCTCCTCTGCGGTACTGGGATCGGAATGGCAATAACAGCCAATAAGGTTCCGGGAATCCGGGCGGCGGTATGCCATGACAGCTTCTCTGCCGAGAGGGCCAGAAAGAGCAACAATGCTCAGATTATGACCATGGGAGCAAGAGTCATTGGATCAGAACTGGCAAAGCAGCTGGTAGAAATCTGGATGAATTCTGAATTCCAAGGCGGAGGTTCTGCCTCCAAGGTAGACCGGATTATGGAATACGAAAGAGATTTTATTTCAGGAGGTACAATCGCATGCAAAGAATAA
- a CDS encoding zinc-binding dehydrogenase, whose protein sequence is MSNIPETMKALVAYEPGCFKLEEVPVPKAGEGEIVIKVEACGICAGDLKSYHGAPSFWGGEGNPPYIKAPMTPGHEFIGRIVEMGGNVKGDFKLGDRVISEQIVPCWECKFCKTGRHWMCQKHDVYGFQNNVNGGMAEYMKFPKEALNYHVPEELAIEEAILIEPYACSKHCVDRAGITNEDVVVLSGAGTLGLGMVGYIAMKNPKNFIVLDTKPDRLALAKEFGAHMVMNPLEVNVVEEIQKLTEGYGCDIYIEATGHPSSVKQGLEAIRKMGTFVEFSVFGDLTTVDWSIISDRKELNLYGAHLSPYCYDAVAGWIKDGKMPTKGVVTHQFPLEQWEAAFKTAEKGAEGTLKVILIP, encoded by the coding sequence ATGTCAAACATTCCTGAAACAATGAAAGCTTTAGTTGCTTACGAACCTGGATGCTTTAAATTGGAAGAAGTTCCTGTACCAAAAGCAGGAGAAGGAGAAATCGTAATTAAGGTTGAGGCTTGCGGTATCTGTGCCGGAGATCTGAAATCCTACCACGGTGCTCCCAGTTTCTGGGGCGGCGAAGGAAATCCGCCTTATATCAAGGCTCCCATGACTCCCGGCCATGAGTTTATCGGTAGAATCGTTGAAATGGGTGGCAACGTAAAAGGTGATTTTAAGCTTGGAGACCGAGTGATTTCCGAGCAGATCGTTCCTTGCTGGGAATGCAAATTCTGTAAGACCGGGAGACACTGGATGTGCCAAAAGCATGATGTATACGGATTTCAGAACAATGTTAATGGCGGCATGGCAGAATATATGAAATTCCCCAAGGAAGCGTTGAACTATCATGTTCCAGAAGAGCTGGCAATCGAAGAAGCGATTCTGATCGAACCTTATGCCTGTTCCAAGCACTGCGTTGACAGAGCCGGCATCACCAATGAGGATGTAGTTGTTTTGTCAGGCGCCGGAACCTTGGGTCTGGGTATGGTAGGCTATATTGCGATGAAAAATCCGAAAAACTTTATTGTTCTTGATACAAAACCAGATCGTCTTGCACTTGCTAAGGAATTCGGCGCGCACATGGTTATGAATCCTCTGGAAGTCAATGTAGTCGAAGAGATTCAGAAATTAACCGAAGGCTACGGCTGCGATATCTATATCGAAGCAACAGGCCATCCATCCAGTGTAAAACAGGGGTTGGAAGCCATCAGAAAGATGGGAACCTTCGTTGAATTCAGTGTGTTCGGTGATCTTACTACCGTTGACTGGAGCATTATCAGCGACAGAAAAGAGCTGAACCTGTATGGTGCACACCTGAGCCCATACTGTTACGATGCTGTGGCAGGTTGGATCAAGGATGGCAAGATGCCGACCAAGGGTGTTGTAACCCATCAGTTCCCGCTGGAACAGTGGGAAGCTGCATTCAAAACCGCCGAAAAGGGTGCAGAGGGAACATTGAAAGTAATTCTAATTCCTTAA
- a CDS encoding ABC transporter ATP-binding protein, which yields MAKLILKNLYKRYENKKGKKGAAQNPYAVNNLNLECEDGEFIGILGPSGCGKTTTLRMIAGLEDITDGEIIIGDTVVNKIQPQDRGIGLAFEDYALYPPLSVYENIAFNMRARKVNDEVIKEEIDRIAPLLKIDDLLQMKPGKLSGGQKQRVNMARAIVRKPKLLLLDEPMSHLDGKMRQVLRTEIKRLHNEIQCTTIIVTHDQMEAMSLVDKIAIMKDGELQQYGTPFEVYDNPVNEFVAGFIGEPPMNIMTVEVQKKEDSFLFKLQDADILIPAPERYYPVLREGMQARLGVRPSDVMIGGTGSKGSDVKISVFENLGDEKKISFRVGEGFLTLITTDEKRYRQGDIVKLEVKSEKTHLFDVNTGEKILV from the coding sequence ATGGCGAAGCTGATATTAAAAAATCTTTATAAACGATATGAAAATAAAAAAGGCAAAAAAGGTGCAGCCCAAAACCCCTACGCAGTGAACAATCTGAATCTGGAATGTGAAGATGGAGAATTTATTGGAATCCTGGGACCATCAGGCTGCGGTAAGACCACAACCCTGAGGATGATCGCAGGACTTGAGGATATCACTGATGGTGAAATCATCATCGGAGACACTGTGGTAAATAAAATTCAGCCGCAGGACAGAGGAATCGGTCTTGCTTTTGAGGATTATGCACTTTATCCGCCGCTGAGTGTCTATGAGAACATCGCTTTCAATATGAGAGCACGTAAGGTAAATGACGAGGTGATCAAAGAGGAAATCGACAGAATTGCACCGCTGCTAAAGATCGATGATCTTCTTCAAATGAAACCGGGAAAGCTTAGCGGAGGGCAGAAGCAAAGGGTTAATATGGCCCGTGCCATCGTAAGAAAACCAAAGCTTTTGCTTCTGGATGAACCAATGTCTCACCTGGACGGAAAAATGAGACAGGTGCTGCGGACGGAGATCAAACGACTCCATAATGAGATCCAATGTACAACCATTATTGTAACCCACGACCAGATGGAAGCCATGTCTCTTGTTGATAAGATTGCAATCATGAAGGACGGAGAGCTGCAGCAATATGGGACTCCTTTCGAAGTTTATGATAATCCTGTAAACGAATTTGTCGCCGGCTTCATCGGAGAACCTCCGATGAACATCATGACGGTAGAAGTTCAAAAAAAGGAAGACAGTTTTCTCTTCAAACTGCAGGATGCAGATATTTTGATTCCTGCTCCTGAGCGGTATTATCCTGTTTTGCGTGAAGGAATGCAGGCCAGGCTTGGAGTCAGACCGTCTGATGTTATGATCGGGGGTACTGGCAGCAAGGGCTCGGATGTAAAAATATCTGTCTTTGAAAACCTGGGAGATGAGAAAAAAATCAGCTTCCGTGTTGGAGAGGGCTTCCTCACTCTGATTACAACAGATGAAAAACGATACAGGCAGGGAGATATCGTCAAGCTTGAAGTGAAGTCAGAAAAAACCCACCTGTTCGATGTAAATACAGGGGAGAAAATATTAGTTTAA
- a CDS encoding ABC transporter ATP-binding protein — protein sequence MAKIELCNITKRFGSLTALDDINIEVKDKEFFVLFGPAGAGKTTILKVIAGIEFPEVGEVKINDKNVNYVEPAKRNVSMVFENYALYPHLSIYDNIASPMRSPLYKKDEETIKKEVQRVASMMKIDHLLDRLPSQVSNGQRQRTALGRCLVREPNVFLMDEPIAHLDAKLRHFMRAELKEMQSSFDTTTIYVTHDYMEALSLGDRIAIINEGKILQIGTGDEVYLTPANEFVAKFIGEPEINLFDIELVKQDGMLYALMLGQETGYAIEKDVSDVIESGGYQNVRIGLRGNDLTFSFKQEDASYIEGKVYSVEPIGNKTILVIDVNGQLLRLVAPNDLKANLDEQIFVKIKMERAMFFNADDHKYIYRHNQAELLGVE from the coding sequence ATGGCAAAAATAGAACTTTGTAATATAACAAAACGATTCGGATCGCTCACTGCTCTTGATGATATCAATATCGAAGTAAAGGATAAAGAATTCTTCGTCCTTTTCGGCCCTGCTGGAGCAGGTAAAACAACGATTCTCAAGGTCATTGCGGGAATTGAGTTTCCTGAGGTTGGAGAAGTGAAGATCAATGACAAGAATGTAAACTACGTGGAGCCTGCCAAACGGAATGTATCCATGGTATTTGAAAACTATGCTTTGTATCCCCATCTTTCTATCTATGACAATATTGCATCACCGATGCGAAGCCCACTTTATAAGAAGGATGAGGAAACCATCAAAAAGGAAGTTCAGCGCGTTGCGAGTATGATGAAGATTGACCATCTGCTGGATCGTCTGCCAAGTCAGGTCAGCAACGGACAAAGACAGAGAACCGCACTTGGACGCTGTCTCGTAAGAGAGCCCAATGTCTTTCTCATGGATGAGCCCATCGCTCACCTTGACGCGAAGCTAAGGCACTTTATGAGAGCAGAACTCAAGGAGATGCAGAGTTCCTTTGACACTACAACTATTTATGTAACCCACGATTATATGGAAGCCCTTAGCCTAGGTGACAGAATTGCTATCATCAACGAAGGGAAAATTCTTCAGATTGGTACGGGTGACGAAGTCTATCTTACTCCGGCAAATGAGTTCGTAGCAAAATTCATCGGTGAACCGGAAATCAATCTCTTTGATATCGAGCTGGTGAAACAGGATGGAATGCTGTATGCGCTAATGCTGGGTCAGGAAACCGGCTATGCGATTGAAAAGGATGTTTCCGATGTGATCGAATCCGGCGGTTATCAGAATGTTCGCATTGGCCTTCGCGGAAATGATCTCACCTTCAGCTTTAAGCAGGAAGATGCCTCTTACATAGAAGGAAAGGTCTACAGCGTGGAGCCCATTGGTAATAAAACCATCCTTGTGATTGATGTGAACGGACAGCTCCTGAGACTGGTCGCGCCAAACGATCTGAAAGCAAACCTCGACGAGCAGATCTTTGTGAAAATTAAAATGGAACGTGCAATGTTCTTCAATGCCGACGATCACAAGTACATATACCGGCATAATCAGGCTGAATTGTTGGGGGTGGAATAA
- a CDS encoding carbohydrate ABC transporter permease, translating to MENKTKYLLKNISANVVIGIYAIFAIFPLIWLIIISFKSDMQMYTTTFIFTPTLDNYRIVLLEGADYIKAFVNNIIVSGGAVLLSLIVGVPAAYAFARYNFAKKEDLAFTILSFRFAPEILVILPLFMIYQKIGLYDTYFGLIWVYQLITLPLLIWVLRGYFEEISVEVEQAANLDGYPWYHVFMKILVPLIKPGMVASSLLAFIFAWNSFTFPLLLSGFKIETVTVAALRYIGSDTVHYGQMAVAAGVAALPEVILALIIQKHLVRGLSFGAVKG from the coding sequence ATGGAAAATAAAACAAAATATCTGCTGAAAAATATTTCAGCAAACGTGGTAATCGGAATTTATGCGATCTTTGCGATTTTCCCGTTAATTTGGTTAATAATCATATCCTTTAAAAGTGATATGCAGATGTATACAACAACCTTCATATTTACACCGACACTGGATAATTACAGAATCGTATTGCTTGAAGGCGCAGACTACATAAAAGCCTTTGTCAACAATATTATCGTCAGCGGAGGAGCGGTTCTGCTTTCCCTGATCGTTGGAGTCCCGGCGGCGTATGCTTTTGCAAGATATAACTTTGCAAAAAAGGAAGACTTGGCATTTACAATCCTGTCATTTCGTTTCGCTCCTGAAATTTTGGTCATATTGCCACTTTTCATGATCTATCAAAAAATTGGCCTTTATGATACCTATTTCGGACTAATCTGGGTTTATCAGCTCATTACGCTGCCTCTTTTGATCTGGGTGCTCAGAGGATACTTTGAGGAAATCTCTGTTGAAGTAGAACAGGCAGCTAATCTGGACGGATACCCTTGGTATCATGTATTTATGAAAATCCTCGTACCGTTGATCAAGCCGGGTATGGTAGCTTCCTCACTGCTGGCATTCATCTTTGCCTGGAACAGCTTTACGTTCCCGCTTCTTCTGAGTGGATTCAAAATTGAGACAGTTACGGTTGCTGCTCTCAGATATATCGGTTCAGATACCGTTCATTACGGACAGATGGCGGTAGCTGCAGGGGTTGCTGCACTTCCTGAAGTCATCTTAGCGCTCATCATACAAAAACATCTCGTACGTGGATTGAGCTTCGGCGCAGTAAAAGGATAG
- a CDS encoding sugar ABC transporter permease translates to MKDITLEENKIPFSVKARPYLIILPALLLTIGILYPFATAIFYSFTDFSFRSIDYKFVGLKNWITMFKSADFWHACLVTAQYAIATTGTEMIAGLGMALLLVRESRYTKILRIVLIFPLMIAPVIATLIWQLMINNSVGIVEKFLNLFGVYNFPWASSASTALFTAAMIDFWVYTPFVMLLMLAGLQSLPKSPYESAKIDGGSPWFTFKTLTLPLLKPFILIALIFRLMASMQEYGIIFALTKGGPGNTLMNLSLTGYNMGFAFSNLGKAVPFLLVLWFVIYIISQKLVGAWLRGQKSAQGN, encoded by the coding sequence ATGAAAGACATCACTTTGGAAGAAAACAAAATACCTTTTTCTGTTAAAGCACGGCCGTATCTGATTATTCTTCCGGCGCTATTATTGACAATCGGTATTTTATATCCCTTTGCGACAGCGATTTTTTACTCATTTACAGACTTCTCATTCAGATCCATTGACTACAAGTTTGTAGGACTGAAAAACTGGATCACGATGTTCAAGTCCGCAGATTTCTGGCATGCATGTCTTGTGACTGCTCAGTATGCCATTGCGACGACTGGAACAGAAATGATCGCAGGCCTTGGAATGGCACTGCTGCTCGTCCGTGAAAGCAGATACACAAAAATATTAAGAATTGTCCTGATTTTCCCGCTAATGATTGCACCTGTAATCGCAACACTGATTTGGCAGCTCATGATTAACAATTCTGTGGGCATCGTAGAAAAATTCTTGAATTTATTCGGTGTTTACAACTTCCCATGGGCATCCTCTGCCTCGACAGCATTATTTACCGCAGCGATGATTGATTTCTGGGTTTATACACCTTTTGTCATGCTGCTCATGCTTGCAGGACTTCAGTCTCTGCCAAAATCCCCCTATGAATCCGCAAAAATCGATGGCGGATCGCCATGGTTTACATTTAAAACTTTGACACTGCCTCTTTTGAAACCCTTTATATTAATCGCCCTTATCTTCAGACTCATGGCATCTATGCAGGAATATGGCATTATCTTTGCTTTGACAAAGGGAGGACCTGGAAACACCCTCATGAATCTGTCCTTAACCGGATACAACATGGGTTTTGCATTTTCAAATCTAGGTAAGGCAGTACCGTTCTTATTGGTATTGTGGTTTGTAATTTATATCATAAGTCAGAAACTTGTCGGCGCTTGGCTTCGCGGCCAGAAGAGTGCCCAAGGCAATTAA
- a CDS encoding sugar ABC transporter substrate-binding protein has protein sequence MKKSKGLKILAVVLAVLILPMSMVACGQKAEQTEGPAAGADGFSWDMASGSTVKIMFNQHPYAEAIIKKIPEFTEKTGIKVEYSLTPEENYFDKLTIALNSRSGDPDLFMTGAYQIWEYAPAGYTADLDQFLNDPNMVDPSYNVDDFYEGIIGGLRWDLKAGHKTGSGPLWALPLGFESNVLAYNKRVFDELGLTPPKTMEELLAVCGKLKEFGGPGTYPLAIRGARNWGTIHPGYMTTYSNYGAVDFDIKDGKLVSQVNSPEAVAMTEMWVKLIKEGGAPSWSSYTWYQAGADFGAGKAAMLFDATCNGYFQNPEGASEEAGNLAWVAPPLPEGKTEINSNLWTWSMAMNDASKNKTAAWLFLQYFTSADYQKWSITEGNCVDPPRKSVFESPEVQEVLASNTGYIETFNATVPGTTIQFTPQPHFFQTTTEWAATLQDIVAGKYSSVQDAMDQLKDKMDTIVEDVEAE, from the coding sequence ATGAAAAAATCAAAAGGTCTCAAAATTCTAGCTGTAGTACTGGCCGTATTGATTCTGCCCATGAGCATGGTTGCATGTGGACAAAAGGCAGAGCAAACGGAAGGACCTGCAGCGGGCGCCGATGGGTTCAGCTGGGATATGGCCAGCGGTTCCACAGTCAAGATTATGTTCAATCAACATCCTTATGCAGAAGCGATTATCAAGAAAATTCCTGAGTTCACTGAGAAGACAGGAATCAAGGTTGAATACTCGCTGACTCCCGAAGAAAATTACTTTGACAAATTAACCATTGCGCTGAATTCCCGTTCGGGAGATCCTGATCTGTTCATGACAGGAGCTTATCAGATTTGGGAATATGCGCCGGCTGGTTACACAGCTGATCTGGATCAGTTCCTGAACGATCCTAATATGGTAGATCCCTCTTATAATGTAGACGATTTTTATGAAGGTATCATCGGCGGTCTCAGATGGGACCTCAAAGCAGGGCACAAAACAGGAAGCGGTCCTCTGTGGGCACTTCCACTTGGATTCGAATCCAACGTACTTGCGTACAACAAGAGAGTCTTTGACGAATTGGGACTTACACCTCCCAAAACTATGGAAGAGCTCCTTGCTGTATGCGGCAAGCTGAAGGAATTCGGCGGCCCCGGAACGTATCCTCTCGCAATCAGAGGAGCAAGAAACTGGGGAACCATCCACCCGGGTTATATGACTACATACTCCAACTACGGAGCAGTTGACTTCGACATTAAAGACGGAAAACTGGTATCCCAGGTTAATTCTCCTGAAGCTGTAGCAATGACTGAAATGTGGGTTAAGCTGATCAAAGAAGGCGGAGCTCCATCATGGTCCAGCTACACTTGGTATCAGGCAGGTGCTGACTTCGGTGCAGGAAAAGCTGCAATGCTGTTTGACGCAACTTGTAACGGATACTTCCAGAATCCCGAAGGCGCATCCGAAGAAGCTGGAAACCTGGCTTGGGTAGCTCCTCCGCTTCCAGAAGGAAAGACAGAAATCAATTCCAACCTCTGGACATGGTCAATGGCCATGAATGATGCTTCCAAAAACAAGACCGCTGCTTGGTTGTTCCTACAGTATTTCACAAGTGCTGACTATCAGAAATGGTCCATCACCGAAGGAAACTGCGTAGATCCGCCGAGAAAGTCAGTATTTGAAAGCCCCGAAGTACAGGAAGTTCTTGCATCCAACACTGGATACATTGAAACATTCAACGCTACTGTACCGGGAACCACAATCCAGTTCACACCTCAGCCTCACTTCTTCCAGACAACCACTGAATGGGCTGCAACCCTTCAGGATATCGTAGCAGGAAAATATAGCTCCGTTCAGGATGCTATGGACCAGCTTAAAGATAAAATGGATACGATCGTAGAAGACGTAGAAGCTGAATAA
- a CDS encoding sensor histidine kinase, producing MKFFSIRNKIFLFYTCFIMILLSLVGYVLYSLFFDTLKEYQINYSIELANKTQYNLEFFLSTVNNTAALLSNNSSILAELSSGNGENKEEIDKFLETTVSAHAYLKGVYIIGQNGNVYVSDQRIKAEDLAQSFENIISNESGDGFYKDSYTYKYHSSYNARTLTYSKHIYDYKNHIDYGLLIIAINYDFLRELISTASVTLVNKMLVVDPEGETLFTFPFNAYLDEVIFKHPEVLSETNLRFTDKVFGEESIIVSDTIKYSNWKIISIHPLNNILQDIRNLFVEMVKMIAMFFIVTAFFAYLFSYSITKPIITLRRSMKLVEKGNLDVNVDVINNDEIGELTAAFNRMVMRIDQLIKRTIENEKQKAEMDFKILQAQINPHFLYNTLDSIRWMATLQNAPIVSTMTSSMINLLKYNFSRKDTLVSLSEEIDSVKNYVSIQKYKYGDVFDIVYHIPEEILEYKTIKFILQPIVENSIFHGFENIEHIGLIEISAYAKEDHLYIKVSDNGVGMTEEQKENLINRKPSNQKYLEIGIKNVDDRIKFYCGEDSGLTLVSELNIGTTVTFKLPLNINM from the coding sequence ATGAAATTTTTCAGTATTAGAAATAAAATCTTTTTATTTTACACCTGTTTTATTATGATCCTTTTATCTTTGGTCGGTTATGTTCTCTATTCCTTGTTTTTTGATACGTTAAAGGAATACCAAATCAATTATTCCATTGAATTAGCGAACAAAACTCAATATAACCTGGAATTCTTTCTGAGCACCGTCAACAACACCGCAGCACTGCTCTCAAACAACTCCAGTATTCTAGCGGAATTATCCAGCGGAAACGGAGAAAATAAGGAAGAGATCGATAAATTTCTAGAGACGACAGTCAGTGCCCATGCATACCTCAAGGGAGTCTATATCATAGGACAAAACGGTAATGTTTATGTGAGTGATCAGAGGATTAAAGCCGAAGATCTTGCTCAGTCTTTTGAAAATATTATCTCTAACGAATCCGGTGATGGTTTTTATAAAGATTCCTATACCTATAAATATCATAGTTCCTATAACGCACGTACACTTACCTATTCGAAACATATCTATGACTATAAAAACCATATCGACTATGGTCTTTTGATCATTGCCATCAACTATGATTTCCTGAGAGAGTTAATTTCCACTGCATCCGTTACGCTGGTGAATAAAATGCTGGTGGTGGATCCCGAGGGTGAAACCCTCTTTACCTTCCCTTTCAATGCCTACCTTGACGAAGTAATCTTTAAGCATCCGGAAGTTCTATCTGAGACGAACCTTCGTTTTACAGACAAGGTATTCGGAGAGGAAAGCATCATTGTGTCCGATACCATCAAGTACAGCAATTGGAAGATTATAAGCATCCATCCCCTGAATAATATTCTTCAGGATATTCGGAATCTATTTGTTGAGATGGTCAAAATGATTGCTATGTTTTTTATTGTCACCGCGTTTTTTGCATACTTATTTTCTTATAGCATTACTAAGCCAATCATAACATTGCGAAGAAGTATGAAGCTGGTTGAAAAAGGAAACCTTGACGTAAATGTGGATGTCATTAATAACGATGAAATCGGAGAATTGACTGCAGCCTTTAATAGAATGGTGATGCGGATCGATCAGCTGATCAAACGTACCATTGAAAATGAAAAGCAGAAGGCGGAAATGGATTTTAAAATACTGCAGGCACAGATTAATCCTCATTTCCTATATAACACGCTTGACTCCATAAGGTGGATGGCGACACTGCAAAATGCCCCTATCGTCAGTACCATGACCTCATCAATGATCAATCTTTTAAAATATAACTTTTCCAGAAAGGACACACTCGTATCGCTCAGTGAAGAGATTGATAGTGTCAAAAATTATGTATCCATACAAAAATATAAATATGGAGATGTATTTGATATCGTGTATCATATTCCCGAAGAGATCCTGGAGTATAAAACCATCAAGTTTATTCTCCAGCCAATTGTGGAAAACTCCATCTTTCATGGATTTGAAAATATCGAACATATTGGTCTCATTGAAATTTCCGCTTATGCGAAAGAAGACCATTTGTACATAAAGGTATCCGATAACGGAGTCGGCATGACTGAAGAGCAGAAAGAAAACCTCATTAACAGAAAGCCCAGTAATCAGAAGTATCTCGAAATCGGAATTAAGAATGTAGATGATCGGATCAAATTCTACTGCGGAGAGGATTCAGGACTTACACTGGTGAGTGAACTGAATATCGGAACGACAGTTACCTTTAAACTTCCTTTAAATATCAATATGTGA
- a CDS encoding response regulator has translation MIKVLVADDELLVRIGLRTTIEWEKNGFTIVGEAKNGKEAIELFEKFDADILITDIRMPVYDGLEVIKQIKEKKRDLKSIILTHYDDFSYAQKAINLGASEFILKNNLTSDNLLIILKKLSEELKPENSKEHKNLADSDHLYYTLEKAILTNLSKMEYRGLMNILGENSFYPYFFVAYGKISYNDDLDLDLNNGEFLKNLSNVFVSKDNVRQAMMMMEDHLVYLYNIDFKTDDYRKEQGEITNILKRNIKQFFDLDMFFGVSSAGKKLSDIPMLVTEGKKACERCFFSDDKVILYDPSVEEIGDENVKIKPDVIRRYLHKSDIDGLCDYIEERFDKIFLTYNKMGVRKLFIDFISLAQIIHQEKFSEEEVVNDEKFKYIYFDKLADFRAIKKYVKDVYRFVAGKNEDKTYSYYINKSIQYVQDNYERNITLDEVAEYSQISKSYFSLLFKQETGINFSAFLTNYRIEKCKEYMKESHYKIYEIAERVGFDNPYYFSKVFKEKVGISCKEYQKKYYKEKQ, from the coding sequence ATGATCAAAGTATTAGTAGCAGATGACGAACTTCTTGTCCGAATCGGTTTAAGAACAACCATCGAGTGGGAAAAAAACGGTTTTACAATTGTTGGGGAAGCAAAAAACGGCAAAGAAGCAATTGAACTATTTGAAAAGTTCGATGCGGACATTCTTATCACCGATATCAGGATGCCTGTTTATGACGGACTTGAAGTAATTAAACAAATCAAAGAAAAAAAGCGAGACCTGAAGTCTATCATTCTTACCCATTACGATGACTTTTCCTATGCACAAAAAGCCATTAATCTAGGTGCCTCGGAGTTTATTTTAAAGAATAATCTTACCTCTGATAATTTGCTGATCATATTAAAAAAGCTATCCGAGGAGCTAAAGCCGGAAAATAGTAAGGAACATAAAAATCTCGCAGATTCAGATCATCTTTATTACACCTTGGAGAAAGCAATCCTGACGAATCTTTCCAAAATGGAATATCGGGGACTGATGAATATCCTGGGTGAAAATTCTTTTTATCCTTATTTCTTCGTTGCCTATGGAAAAATCAGCTACAATGATGATCTTGATCTTGATCTGAATAACGGCGAATTTCTGAAAAATCTTTCCAATGTATTTGTCAGCAAGGATAATGTAAGACAAGCGATGATGATGATGGAAGATCATCTGGTGTATCTTTATAATATAGACTTTAAAACGGATGATTATCGAAAAGAACAAGGGGAAATCACCAATATATTAAAACGAAATATCAAACAGTTTTTTGATCTGGATATGTTCTTTGGAGTGAGCTCGGCGGGGAAGAAGCTTTCCGATATTCCCATGCTGGTAACAGAAGGAAAAAAAGCCTGTGAAAGATGCTTTTTCAGCGACGATAAGGTCATACTTTATGATCCTTCTGTGGAAGAAATCGGGGATGAAAATGTGAAAATTAAGCCCGATGTAATCAGGCGTTACCTTCACAAATCAGATATTGACGGTTTATGTGACTATATTGAAGAGCGGTTTGATAAGATCTTTCTGACTTATAATAAGATGGGAGTCAGAAAACTCTTCATTGACTTTATCAGCCTTGCGCAAATCATCCATCAGGAGAAATTTTCAGAAGAAGAAGTTGTCAATGATGAAAAATTCAAATATATCTACTTTGATAAGCTGGCTGATTTCAGGGCCATCAAAAAATATGTCAAAGATGTGTATCGCTTTGTAGCAGGAAAAAATGAAGACAAAACCTATTCCTACTACATTAATAAGAGTATTCAGTATGTTCAGGATAACTACGAAAGAAATATAACACTGGATGAAGTTGCTGAGTATTCGCAGATCAGTAAAAGCTACTTCAGCTTGCTCTTTAAGCAGGAAACCGGGATTAATTTTTCCGCTTTTCTGACAAATTACAGAATTGAAAAATGTAAAGAGTATATGAAAGAATCTCATTATAAGATTTATGAAATTGCAGAAAGAGTGGGGTTTGATAACCCTTATTACTTCAGCAAGGTGTTTAAAGAAAAAGTCGGAATCTCCTGTAAGGAATATCAAAAGAAATATTATAAAGAAAAACAATAA